A part of Paraburkholderia azotifigens genomic DNA contains:
- a CDS encoding response regulator transcription factor, with translation MTLQRSELRTTGAPPLVMVVDDNAAVREAISELLSSVGIAVRDFPSAQGLLEQLEDPTTSEIADANCLILDVRMPGMGGLELQHRLRIAHINVPIIFISAYGT, from the coding sequence GTGACACTTCAAAGATCTGAACTCAGGACCACCGGTGCTCCGCCGCTTGTAATGGTGGTCGACGATAACGCCGCAGTGCGTGAAGCCATATCAGAATTGCTGAGCTCGGTCGGCATCGCGGTTAGAGACTTTCCGTCTGCCCAAGGTCTGTTGGAGCAGCTAGAGGATCCAACGACCAGTGAAATCGCGGACGCGAATTGTCTGATTCTGGATGTTCGAATGCCTGGTATGGGAGGTTTGGAGCTTCAACATCGACTGCGCATCGCGCACATTAATGTGCCAATAATTTTCATCTCTGCCTACGGGACATAA
- a CDS encoding copper-binding protein, with amino-acid sequence MKKMIVAFSAFAAVVTAPVYADDGMAGMSMSGKPSAMKAPSDAAMTDAEVRNVDAAAGMVTLKHGALENVGMPPMTMAFKVKDADMVKRVHEGDRVKVRIENVNGTLTVVAMERQS; translated from the coding sequence ATGAAGAAGATGATTGTCGCGTTTTCGGCTTTCGCGGCCGTGGTCACCGCACCCGTATACGCAGATGATGGGATGGCCGGAATGAGTATGTCAGGAAAGCCTTCGGCAATGAAAGCACCGTCCGATGCGGCGATGACTGATGCCGAGGTGAGAAACGTCGATGCCGCCGCAGGCATGGTCACGCTGAAGCATGGCGCGCTCGAAAACGTCGGCATGCCGCCGATGACCATGGCGTTCAAGGTGAAGGACGCCGACATGGTCAAACGAGTTCACGAAGGCGATCGAGTCAAAGTGCGCATCGAAAATGTCAACGGAACACTGACCGTTGTGGCGATGGAAAGGCAATCGTGA
- a CDS encoding response regulator transcription factor, with the protein MTVDAMKAGALDFLSKPFRSQDMLESVEAALEYDYRRRDIHRRQKELLARYLSLTPRERNILALVAKGLMNKQIASELGVSEITIKANRSHLMRKMKAKSVAELVRMEAYLKGVASDQEDYATVHGGHRVINNSSSGADRAIWRAKQHPRLLARDFEEKVLGDL; encoded by the coding sequence ATGACGGTTGATGCGATGAAGGCCGGGGCGTTGGATTTTCTGAGCAAACCGTTCCGTAGCCAGGACATGCTGGAGTCTGTTGAAGCGGCTCTCGAATACGACTATCGCCGCAGAGACATTCACCGTAGACAAAAAGAACTCCTTGCCCGGTATTTATCCCTTACACCCAGAGAGAGAAATATATTGGCTCTTGTGGCCAAGGGACTAATGAATAAGCAGATTGCTTCCGAACTAGGCGTCAGTGAAATAACAATCAAGGCAAACCGGTCGCATTTGATGCGCAAAATGAAAGCAAAATCGGTGGCGGAACTGGTCAGAATGGAGGCGTATTTGAAAGGGGTTGCTTCGGATCAAGAGGACTATGCAACCGTACACGGCGGGCATCGAGTTATTAACAATTCTTCGTCGGGTGCAGATCGGGCTATTTGGAGAGCAAAACAACATCCCCGATTGTTGGCGCGGGACTTTGAAGAAAAAGTGTTGGGTGATCTCTGA
- a CDS encoding sigma-54-dependent Fis family transcriptional regulator, with protein sequence MGVSDQGGNASTDALRRIVDESWHRCLDGRVDPDTMCAPAPLEEGPLFDLRIRNDQLMHASVPFIHQTDEFLSQTGTILLLADPNGMILEHAGDARLLEPAREVHLIPGCTWNELSSGTNAIGTTLAVRQPVQIHGSEHFCAGIKRWTCSATVIRDPVDGSILGVLDVSGLARTYNRHSLAFIVSMAGRIEGSLSKFAMERRLRLIERCWAYCSGRTDGVIVADDRGRLVRANPQASGAFARLGMSGTLENAFPVPEIARIAAGATSPRDAAWLHLARIETVSEGSEILGFMLIAPAVARRAASLSYSIPNASTRVPAFSRLIGSSAALRMTIHKATQLARASVPVLLIGESGVGKELFAQGIHDASDRADGPFIALNCGGMSRDLLASELFGYAEGAFTGACKSGMTGKIEAADHGTLFLDEIGEMPLDIQPFLLRVLEEGEIYRLGENKARRVDFRLIAATNRNLRADVANGKFRMDLYYRLAVTHIAIPPLRDRKDDLEELIEHWLRLLLERYGLAGVVFDDAARACLLNYSWPGNVRELRNAIECAVLMSRDGVITVSELPLEVRACPAVHGNVSPISTRSVESAQQKVVSLEMVEAEAIRKAIQQSEGNLTRAAAQLGIAKSTLYLKMNRYSLKREP encoded by the coding sequence GCGTCGACCCAGATACGATGTGTGCGCCGGCGCCGCTTGAAGAAGGGCCGCTCTTCGACTTGCGCATCAGGAATGACCAACTGATGCATGCGAGCGTACCGTTTATCCATCAGACAGACGAGTTCCTTTCGCAAACAGGGACCATCCTGCTGCTTGCGGATCCAAACGGAATGATTCTCGAGCACGCCGGCGATGCACGCCTTCTCGAACCGGCGCGCGAGGTCCACCTGATTCCGGGCTGCACCTGGAACGAACTCAGTTCGGGCACGAACGCGATCGGCACGACGCTGGCCGTGCGGCAGCCTGTGCAGATTCACGGATCCGAACATTTCTGCGCGGGGATCAAACGGTGGACGTGTTCTGCGACAGTAATTCGTGATCCCGTTGACGGTTCGATACTCGGCGTTCTCGACGTATCGGGACTTGCCCGAACCTATAACCGCCACAGTCTCGCGTTCATTGTCTCAATGGCAGGGCGCATTGAGGGCAGCCTCAGCAAGTTCGCCATGGAACGACGACTGCGGCTGATCGAGCGTTGCTGGGCTTATTGCTCGGGACGCACGGACGGCGTGATCGTCGCGGACGATCGGGGGCGCCTCGTCAGGGCGAATCCGCAAGCCTCGGGCGCATTTGCTCGGCTAGGGATGTCGGGCACGCTGGAAAACGCTTTCCCCGTCCCTGAGATCGCGCGTATCGCCGCAGGCGCGACCTCGCCGCGAGATGCGGCGTGGCTGCACCTCGCGCGAATTGAAACGGTCTCGGAAGGCAGCGAAATACTCGGCTTTATGCTGATTGCGCCGGCCGTCGCACGGCGCGCCGCCTCACTGTCATATTCGATACCAAACGCATCAACGCGTGTGCCGGCGTTCTCCCGCCTTATCGGGTCCAGCGCCGCACTTCGTATGACGATTCATAAAGCAACGCAACTTGCAAGAGCATCCGTCCCTGTGTTGCTCATCGGCGAATCGGGCGTCGGCAAAGAGTTGTTTGCGCAGGGTATACACGACGCGAGCGACAGGGCCGACGGTCCATTCATCGCGCTGAATTGCGGTGGCATGTCCCGCGACCTTCTGGCAAGTGAACTGTTTGGGTACGCGGAAGGGGCGTTTACTGGCGCGTGCAAATCCGGCATGACAGGGAAAATCGAAGCTGCGGATCATGGCACCTTGTTTCTTGACGAAATAGGAGAAATGCCTCTCGACATCCAGCCATTTCTACTGCGTGTTCTGGAAGAAGGCGAGATATATCGACTAGGCGAGAATAAAGCACGAAGGGTCGACTTCCGCCTTATAGCCGCGACGAACCGTAATCTGCGTGCGGATGTCGCAAATGGCAAATTCCGCATGGATTTATACTACCGGCTCGCAGTAACGCATATTGCGATCCCGCCGCTGCGCGACCGCAAGGATGACCTGGAAGAACTGATCGAACATTGGCTACGCCTCTTGCTCGAGAGGTACGGCCTTGCGGGCGTCGTGTTCGACGATGCGGCACGTGCCTGCCTGCTGAACTATTCATGGCCCGGCAACGTGCGCGAACTGCGCAATGCGATTGAGTGTGCGGTGCTCATGAGCAGGGATGGTGTGATCACCGTGAGCGAGCTTCCGCTAGAAGTACGCGCTTGCCCGGCTGTTCACGGGAACGTCTCGCCGATATCTACGCGCAGCGTTGAGTCTGCTCAACAGAAGGTGGTTTCGCTCGAAATGGTAGAAGCAGAGGCAATCCGAAAGGCGATCCAGCAAAGCGAAGGCAACCTCACCCGGGCGGCAGCTCAGCTTGGGATCGCAAAAAGCACCCTCTATTTGAAAATGAACAGGTACTCTTTGAAGCGCGAGCCGTAA
- a CDS encoding efflux RND transporter periplasmic adaptor subunit translates to MMNKPLVRAVLLVFAGAALLGAGYFAGTHHASTTDMAASMNPAASTASGDKVDPKTGKKVLYWHDPMVPNQHFDKPGKSPFMDMQLEPVYADEGGSSTGVKIDPGLQQNLGIRYASVQREETTEGFDAVGTTQFDESQADVVQTRVTGYIDRLYASAPMQRISKGAPIASLFVPDWLAPQEEYLSLKRGGMDMGLQEASRARMRALSIPESVIASLDRTGKAQTHIVLSSPETGVVSELNVRDGAQVLPGQTLAKVAGLSKLWLIVEIPENLALTVRPGMTVDATFSGDATQHFKGQIREILPGISTTSRTLQARLEIDNSALKLTPGMLMRVRVAAQKPVSRLLVPSEAVITTGKRSVVIVKHADGHLQPVNVAVGNDVGNLTEVTSGLNDGDTVVASGQFLIDSEASLKGILPRLEGSGGTGASAPEASSSPAAAQNYETTGKVEKVTPADITFSHQPVPALGWPAMTMSFNKPASDAFADVKPGQTAHFVFKKSGDGYELTKVEPMGGAK, encoded by the coding sequence ATGATGAATAAACCACTGGTCCGCGCGGTTCTACTGGTGTTTGCCGGCGCGGCATTGCTCGGTGCGGGCTACTTCGCGGGCACCCATCACGCCTCGACGACTGATATGGCCGCATCCATGAATCCTGCCGCGAGCACTGCTTCGGGCGACAAGGTCGACCCGAAAACTGGCAAGAAGGTGCTGTACTGGCACGACCCGATGGTGCCGAACCAGCACTTCGACAAACCAGGCAAGTCGCCTTTCATGGACATGCAACTCGAGCCCGTCTACGCGGATGAAGGTGGCAGCTCGACCGGCGTCAAGATCGACCCGGGGCTCCAGCAAAACCTGGGCATCCGCTACGCGAGCGTGCAGCGCGAGGAAACAACGGAAGGATTCGACGCCGTCGGCACCACGCAATTCGATGAATCACAGGCCGACGTTGTGCAGACGCGCGTCACGGGCTACATCGACCGCTTGTACGCGAGCGCTCCGATGCAACGCATCTCGAAGGGTGCACCGATTGCTTCGCTCTTTGTGCCGGACTGGCTGGCACCTCAGGAAGAGTATCTGTCGCTCAAGCGCGGCGGGATGGATATGGGTTTGCAGGAAGCCTCGCGCGCGCGCATGCGGGCGCTGTCCATTCCTGAGAGCGTCATCGCGAGTCTCGACCGCACCGGCAAGGCGCAGACGCATATCGTCCTGTCGTCGCCCGAGACGGGCGTGGTGAGTGAACTGAATGTCCGGGACGGTGCGCAGGTGTTGCCCGGCCAGACGCTGGCGAAGGTCGCGGGGCTTTCGAAGCTCTGGCTCATCGTCGAAATTCCCGAGAACTTGGCGCTCACCGTGCGTCCTGGTATGACCGTTGACGCGACGTTCAGCGGTGACGCGACCCAGCATTTCAAGGGGCAGATTCGCGAAATCCTGCCCGGCATAAGCACCACGAGCCGCACACTGCAGGCGCGACTGGAAATCGATAACTCCGCCTTGAAACTCACGCCCGGCATGCTGATGCGCGTGCGCGTCGCGGCGCAGAAGCCGGTCTCGCGGCTGCTTGTGCCGTCTGAAGCCGTCATCACGACAGGCAAGCGCTCGGTCGTTATCGTCAAGCATGCTGACGGCCATCTGCAGCCGGTCAACGTCGCCGTCGGAAATGATGTCGGCAACCTGACCGAAGTCACCAGCGGCCTGAATGACGGAGACACGGTCGTTGCGTCAGGCCAGTTCCTGATTGACTCGGAAGCCAGCCTGAAGGGCATCCTGCCCAGACTCGAGGGCAGCGGTGGTACAGGTGCAAGTGCGCCGGAAGCGTCTTCCTCGCCCGCTGCCGCACAAAACTACGAGACCACCGGCAAGGTCGAAAAGGTGACCCCTGCGGACATCACATTCTCGCATCAGCCCGTGCCGGCGCTCGGCTGGCCCGCGATGACGATGTCATTCAACAAGCCGGCGTCCGACGCGTTCGCGGATGTGAAGCCCGGCCAGACGGCGCATTTCGTCTTCAAAAAGTCCGGCGACGGATACGAGCTGACAAAGGTCGAACCAATGGGAGGCGCGAAATGA
- a CDS encoding TolC family protein: MQPKTIGTPRWRASLRAHLPGVALILASAAAHAQNASFTLEAALQSATDRSAAMQAAQASERASSEVAVKAGQLPDPTLKAGVDNLPVTGPQKFTIGQDFMTMRRIGIEQEWVSGEKRQLRSTLANQMVGREHDGYLLQLANVRQQTAGAWLNAIYAKKAVSLQQELLDHMNHELAATKASYRGAKATAADVVQGQAMLAQTQDQVLKAEQTYKTALIALSRWTATPVSDVSGEPPAPASFVTSLPLEELKHAQPALVAAADDIAVADANTAVANSERSPNWTWEVAYQQRGGAYSNMVSVGVSIPLPINRKDRQDRDASEKAELATKARLLYEDTQRQVEADIQAQSATLTSGRERIAALTESLLPAADQRVQLANAAYRSGTGSLADTFAARRAQLNAQLQVLDLRRDVSQTWAQLEYQVVPSTMAAGQ; the protein is encoded by the coding sequence ATGCAACCAAAAACTATCGGCACGCCGCGCTGGCGTGCATCACTGCGCGCGCACTTGCCCGGCGTCGCGCTGATACTCGCGAGTGCCGCCGCGCACGCCCAGAACGCGTCCTTCACGCTTGAGGCCGCATTGCAGTCCGCGACCGACCGCTCGGCTGCGATGCAGGCAGCACAGGCATCGGAACGCGCCAGTTCGGAGGTCGCCGTCAAGGCCGGGCAGTTACCCGACCCGACACTCAAGGCGGGCGTTGACAACCTGCCCGTCACCGGGCCGCAGAAATTCACCATCGGCCAGGACTTCATGACGATGCGCCGCATTGGTATCGAGCAGGAATGGGTTTCGGGTGAGAAGCGACAACTGCGCTCGACACTGGCCAACCAGATGGTCGGTCGTGAACACGATGGCTATCTGCTGCAACTCGCCAACGTACGTCAGCAGACGGCCGGTGCATGGCTAAACGCCATCTATGCAAAGAAGGCCGTGTCGCTGCAGCAGGAACTGCTGGACCACATGAACCACGAACTCGCGGCGACGAAAGCCTCGTACCGGGGCGCGAAGGCGACTGCCGCCGATGTCGTGCAGGGTCAGGCGATGCTCGCGCAGACGCAGGACCAGGTGCTCAAGGCGGAGCAGACGTACAAGACTGCCCTAATTGCGCTTTCCCGCTGGACCGCCACCCCCGTTTCTGATGTCTCGGGTGAACCGCCTGCACCGGCGTCGTTCGTAACGTCGCTGCCACTCGAGGAGCTGAAGCATGCTCAGCCAGCGCTCGTGGCCGCTGCCGACGACATCGCGGTCGCCGACGCCAACACGGCTGTGGCAAACAGCGAGCGCAGTCCCAACTGGACGTGGGAGGTTGCCTACCAGCAACGCGGCGGCGCCTACTCGAACATGGTGTCGGTTGGCGTAAGCATCCCGCTGCCCATCAACCGCAAAGACCGCCAGGACCGCGACGCTTCCGAGAAGGCGGAGCTCGCCACCAAGGCGCGCCTGCTGTACGAGGACACACAGCGTCAGGTCGAAGCGGATATCCAGGCCCAGTCAGCTACTCTCACCAGCGGCCGCGAACGCATCGCCGCTCTCACCGAGTCGCTGCTGCCTGCAGCTGACCAGCGCGTGCAGCTTGCGAACGCAGCCTATCGGTCAGGGACAGGTTCGCTTGCCGATACGTTCGCTGCACGTCGCGCGCAGCTAAATGCGCAACTTCAGGTGCTCGACCTCAGGCGCGATGTTTCCCAGACCTGGGCCCAGCTCGAGTATCAGGTTGTGCCGTCGACGATGGCCGCTGGCCAGTGA
- a CDS encoding sigma-54-dependent Fis family transcriptional regulator, with translation MKGAGTSVDCFSRPDQDASIMSAWERIIEGREPPSSAVRAVIDASWHRCLEGHVDPGATSGPPPLDEDGVYDLRVKNSRLLDAIGPLIAQTRELLCRTETVLVLTDPNGTILELAGDSRIVGPLGELRLIPGGNWTERTGGTNAIGTALALHRPVQIHRAEHFCMAMKRWTCAATVICDPQDGTVLAGVDVSGLAHTYSRHSLPFIVSLASRIEGRLGRVTLERHLRLLENGLTYCSRPSDGVAIVDEFGRLVKTNSQARAAFARLGVQGSLESAFPIPDIASIAEGWVSPHSPEWLRVARIERIKDGPDTLGFMLIAPATTRLATLSPDRTLSVKSDRAPAFSSIVGSSSPLCAAIQKAQQLAKAAVPVLLLGETGVGKELFARGIHQSSTRADGPFVALNCGSLSRDLLTSDLFGYAEGAFTGARRSGMMGKIEAANRGTLFLDEIGEMPLDIQPHLLRVLEEGEVLRLGETSARKVDFRLIAATNRDLRAKIADGSFRTDLYYRLAVTNVPIPPLRERKDDLPDLLEHWLSVSRARFGVRNVVIEDTAFECLMNYAWPGNVRELRNAIEGAVLMACDGVIRIGDLPTEIQTPLVFEGAHDRPHTAASEPTPREVLSLDAAEAESIRFAIQKHRGNVTEAAAQLGIAKSTLYQKVAKYGLTDEILIARGKLSR, from the coding sequence ATGAAAGGCGCTGGTACATCAGTAGATTGCTTTTCCCGCCCGGATCAGGACGCGAGCATTATGTCGGCGTGGGAACGCATCATTGAGGGACGCGAGCCACCAAGCAGCGCTGTACGCGCGGTCATTGACGCTTCCTGGCATCGGTGCCTCGAAGGTCACGTGGACCCTGGCGCCACGAGCGGGCCGCCACCGCTTGATGAAGACGGCGTTTATGACCTTCGCGTCAAGAACAGCCGGTTACTGGATGCGATTGGGCCGCTTATCGCACAGACACGTGAACTTCTTTGCAGGACCGAGACCGTACTGGTTCTGACAGATCCAAACGGGACAATTCTCGAACTCGCGGGTGACTCACGCATCGTTGGCCCCTTAGGCGAACTGCGCTTGATACCGGGAGGCAACTGGACGGAACGCACCGGCGGGACCAATGCCATTGGCACCGCGCTTGCGTTGCACCGACCGGTGCAGATCCATCGCGCCGAGCATTTCTGCATGGCGATGAAGCGGTGGACATGCGCCGCCACCGTCATCTGCGATCCGCAAGACGGCACTGTGCTGGCCGGAGTTGATGTTTCGGGACTCGCACACACCTACAGTCGGCACAGTCTTCCGTTCATCGTCTCACTGGCCTCACGTATAGAGGGCCGACTCGGTCGCGTCACGCTCGAGCGCCATCTGCGTCTCCTGGAAAATGGTCTTACTTACTGTTCGCGCCCCTCAGACGGCGTGGCAATAGTCGATGAATTTGGACGTCTCGTCAAAACCAACTCGCAGGCGCGCGCCGCATTCGCCCGGCTTGGCGTCCAAGGCTCCCTGGAAAGCGCATTTCCGATTCCGGACATCGCGTCAATTGCAGAGGGATGGGTGTCGCCGCATTCGCCGGAGTGGCTGCGCGTGGCGCGAATCGAACGTATCAAAGATGGGCCGGATACGCTCGGTTTCATGCTGATCGCTCCGGCGACCACCAGGCTTGCCACCCTGAGCCCGGATCGCACATTGTCAGTAAAATCCGATCGCGCGCCGGCGTTTTCAAGCATCGTCGGCTCGAGTTCCCCTTTGTGCGCGGCTATCCAAAAGGCGCAGCAGCTGGCGAAAGCTGCCGTCCCGGTTCTGCTCCTCGGAGAAACAGGGGTGGGGAAAGAGCTGTTCGCACGAGGCATTCATCAGTCCAGCACCAGGGCTGACGGTCCCTTTGTCGCACTGAATTGCGGCAGCTTGTCCCGGGACCTGCTTACCAGCGACCTTTTTGGCTACGCAGAAGGCGCATTTACCGGCGCACGAAGGTCAGGGATGATGGGAAAGATCGAGGCGGCCAATCGCGGTACGCTGTTTCTCGATGAAATCGGAGAGATGCCGCTCGACATCCAACCGCATTTGCTCCGCGTGTTGGAAGAAGGCGAGGTCCTCCGACTGGGCGAAACCTCGGCCCGAAAGGTTGATTTCCGATTGATCGCAGCGACCAATCGCGACCTGCGGGCAAAAATTGCTGACGGTAGCTTCCGCACTGACCTTTACTATCGGCTCGCCGTCACCAATGTCCCGATCCCCCCGCTACGCGAGCGAAAGGATGACTTGCCTGACCTGCTTGAACATTGGCTAAGCGTTTCCCGAGCCCGCTTCGGGGTAAGGAACGTCGTAATCGAAGACACCGCGTTTGAGTGTCTGATGAACTACGCCTGGCCTGGCAACGTGCGCGAACTGCGCAATGCTATTGAAGGCGCCGTGCTGATGGCATGCGACGGCGTTATCAGGATCGGCGACCTACCCACCGAAATCCAGACGCCTTTGGTTTTTGAAGGCGCCCACGACAGGCCGCACACCGCAGCCTCCGAGCCAACTCCCCGCGAGGTCCTATCGCTTGACGCTGCAGAAGCGGAATCGATAAGGTTCGCGATACAGAAACATCGGGGCAATGTCACTGAGGCCGCCGCTCAGCTCGGGATCGCGAAAAGTACGCTGTATCAGAAGGTCGCGAAATATGGACTCACCGACGAAATTCTAATCGCCCGAGGAAAGCTTTCTCGCTAA